A DNA window from Streptomyces roseifaciens contains the following coding sequences:
- a CDS encoding SLATT domain-containing protein, giving the protein MSQPEMQPEGLPREQSGRHRGDLRGRTFPLGDWGEPAERLDELYRWVENGALYLVDWYLADRAWKRRWARALRIGAAACAVVGSALPLLQLTNVVRTGCAWGFLVLLGSVACVACDRYFGLTSGWMRAVATAQAVQRRLEALQFDWASECVREVLGPTEGTASEAAERCLSVLRRFSEDVSELVRAETADWMVEFRAGPTPLLTQSLVSWGPRGEGGGPLPRFPLPPGTRPNMPRQRPPESPR; this is encoded by the coding sequence GTGAGCCAGCCGGAGATGCAGCCCGAAGGGCTCCCCCGCGAGCAGAGTGGGAGGCACCGTGGCGACCTGCGCGGCCGCACCTTCCCGCTCGGCGACTGGGGGGAACCGGCGGAGCGTCTCGATGAGCTGTACCGCTGGGTGGAGAACGGTGCCCTGTACCTGGTCGACTGGTATCTGGCGGACCGGGCGTGGAAACGCCGGTGGGCACGGGCGCTGCGCATCGGCGCCGCGGCCTGCGCGGTGGTGGGCTCGGCCCTGCCGCTGCTCCAGCTGACGAACGTCGTCCGCACCGGCTGCGCCTGGGGCTTCCTGGTGCTGCTCGGTTCGGTGGCCTGTGTCGCCTGTGACCGCTACTTCGGCCTGACGTCGGGCTGGATGCGGGCCGTGGCCACGGCGCAGGCCGTGCAGCGGCGGCTGGAGGCGCTGCAGTTCGACTGGGCGTCGGAGTGCGTCCGCGAGGTGCTCGGCCCGACCGAGGGCACGGCCAGCGAGGCGGCCGAGCGCTGTCTGAGCGTGCTGCGGCGCTTCTCCGAGGACGTGTCCGAGCTCGTACGGGCGGAGACGGCCGACTGGATGGTGGAGTTCCGGGCGGGGCCGACGCCGCTGCTCACGCAGTCGCTGGTGTCGTGGGGCCCGCGGGGCGAGGGCGGCGGCCCGCTGCCGCGCTTCCCGCTGCCTCCGGGCACCCGGCCGAACATGCCGCGGCAGCGGCCCCCGGAGTCCCCGCGCTGA
- a CDS encoding aspartate aminotransferase family protein: MSTQHPTADPAAGAAVKAADRAHVFHSWSAQGLIDPLAVAGAEGSYFWDYDGNRYLDFSCQLVNTNIGHQHPKVVAAIQEQAARMCTIAPGFAVDVRSEAARLVAERTPGDLDKIFFTNGGAEAVENAVRMARLHTGRPKVLSAYRSYHGATAAAINLTGDPRRWPSDTASAGVVHFWAPFLYRSPFHSGSEQQECERALAHLENTIVFEGPATVAAIVLETVPGTAGIMVPPPGYLAGVREICDRYGIVFVLDEVMAGFGRTGRWFAADHFGVIPDLLTFAKGVNSGYVPLGGVAISAEIAATFDERPYPGGLTYSGHPLACASAVATINAMAEEGIVENAARIGEQVLGPGLRELAERHPSVGEVRGMGVFWAVELVKDRATREPLVPYNAAGEANAPMGAFAAACKKSGLWPFVNMNRTHVVPPCTVTEEEAKEGLAILDEALTVADGFTV, translated from the coding sequence GTGAGCACGCAGCACCCCACCGCCGACCCCGCAGCCGGCGCCGCAGTCAAGGCCGCCGACCGCGCGCACGTCTTCCACTCCTGGTCCGCGCAGGGCCTCATCGACCCGCTGGCCGTGGCGGGCGCCGAAGGCTCCTACTTCTGGGACTACGACGGCAACCGCTACCTGGACTTCTCCTGCCAGCTGGTCAACACCAACATCGGTCACCAGCACCCCAAGGTCGTCGCCGCGATCCAGGAGCAGGCGGCGCGGATGTGCACGATCGCCCCGGGCTTCGCGGTGGACGTGCGCTCCGAGGCCGCCCGCCTCGTCGCCGAGCGCACCCCCGGCGACCTCGACAAGATCTTCTTCACCAACGGCGGTGCCGAGGCCGTCGAGAACGCCGTCCGGATGGCCCGCCTGCACACCGGCCGGCCCAAGGTGCTGAGCGCCTACCGCTCGTACCACGGCGCCACCGCCGCCGCGATCAACCTCACCGGCGACCCGCGCCGCTGGCCCTCCGACACCGCCTCGGCCGGCGTGGTGCACTTCTGGGCGCCGTTCCTCTACCGCTCGCCGTTCCACTCCGGCAGCGAGCAGCAGGAGTGCGAGCGCGCCCTGGCCCACCTGGAGAACACGATCGTCTTCGAGGGCCCGGCCACCGTCGCCGCGATCGTCCTGGAGACCGTGCCCGGCACGGCCGGGATCATGGTCCCGCCGCCCGGCTACCTCGCGGGCGTCCGCGAGATCTGCGACCGTTACGGGATCGTGTTCGTCCTCGACGAGGTCATGGCGGGCTTCGGGCGCACGGGCCGCTGGTTCGCCGCCGATCACTTCGGCGTCATCCCCGACCTGCTGACCTTCGCCAAGGGCGTCAACTCCGGCTACGTGCCCCTGGGCGGCGTCGCGATCTCCGCGGAGATCGCCGCGACGTTCGACGAGCGGCCCTACCCCGGCGGGCTCACCTACTCCGGCCACCCGCTCGCCTGTGCCTCCGCCGTGGCGACGATCAACGCGATGGCCGAGGAGGGCATCGTGGAGAACGCCGCCCGGATCGGCGAGCAGGTCCTCGGCCCCGGCCTGCGGGAGCTCGCCGAGCGCCACCCGAGCGTCGGCGAGGTGCGCGGCATGGGCGTCTTCTGGGCCGTGGAACTGGTCAAGGACCGGGCCACGCGCGAGCCGCTGGTGCCGTACAACGCGGCCGGCGAGGCCAACGCCCCCATGGGGGCCTTCGCCGCGGCCTGCAAGAAGTCGGGCCTGTGGCCGTTCGTGAACATGAACCGCACCCACGTCGTGCCGCCGTGCACCGTCACCGAGGAGGAGGCCAAGGAGGGCCTCGCGATCCTGGACGAGGCGCTGACGGTCGCCGACGGCTTCACCGTCTGA
- a CDS encoding cold-shock protein encodes MATGIVKWFNSEKGFGFIAQDGGGADVFAHYSNIATQGFRELQEGQKVTFDVTQGQKGPQAENIIPA; translated from the coding sequence TTGGCTACCGGCATCGTGAAGTGGTTCAACTCGGAGAAGGGATTCGGGTTCATCGCCCAGGACGGGGGCGGCGCCGACGTCTTCGCCCACTACTCGAACATCGCAACTCAGGGCTTCCGGGAACTGCAGGAGGGCCAGAAGGTCACCTTCGACGTCACCCAGGGCCAGAAGGGCCCTCAGGCGGAGAACATCATTCCGGCCTGA
- a CDS encoding response regulator — MTIRVMIVDDQMMVREGFSVLLNAMPDIEVVGEAVDGRQAVEKVATLRPDVVLMDIRMPVLNGLEATREIIAADADAKVLVLTTFDLDEYVYQALRAGASGFLLKDASARQLADGVRVVAAGEALLAPTVTKRLIQEFSRLGAPKPPTQERVGELTERETEVLVLVAQGRSNSEIAEHLVVAESTVKTHVSRILVKLGLRDRTQAAVFAYEAGLVTPGG, encoded by the coding sequence ATGACCATCCGCGTGATGATCGTGGACGATCAGATGATGGTCCGCGAGGGCTTCTCCGTCCTGCTGAACGCCATGCCGGACATCGAGGTCGTCGGCGAGGCCGTCGACGGCAGGCAGGCTGTGGAAAAGGTCGCCACTCTGCGCCCCGACGTCGTCCTGATGGACATCCGGATGCCCGTCCTCAACGGACTGGAGGCCACCCGGGAGATCATCGCCGCCGACGCGGACGCGAAGGTGCTGGTGCTGACCACGTTCGACCTGGACGAGTACGTCTACCAGGCGCTGCGGGCCGGGGCGAGCGGCTTCCTGCTCAAGGACGCCTCGGCGCGGCAGCTCGCGGACGGCGTGCGGGTGGTGGCCGCGGGGGAGGCGCTGCTGGCGCCGACGGTCACCAAGCGCCTCATCCAGGAGTTCTCCCGGCTGGGCGCGCCCAAGCCGCCCACGCAGGAGCGGGTCGGGGAGCTGACCGAGCGGGAGACGGAGGTGCTCGTGCTGGTCGCGCAGGGGCGCTCCAACTCGGAGATCGCCGAGCACCTCGTCGTCGCCGAGTCGACGGTCAAGACGCACGTCAGCCGCATCCTGGTGAAGCTCGGCCTGCGCGACCGCACGCAGGCTGCGGTCTTCGCCTACGAGGCGGGCCTGGTTACACCGGGCGGCTGA
- a CDS encoding adenylosuccinate synthase translates to MPALVLLGAQWGDEGKGKATDLLGGSVDYVVRYQGGNNAGHTVVVGDQKYALHLLPSGILSPGCTPVIGNGVVVDPAVLLSELSGLNERGVDTSKLLLSGNAHLITPYHTTVDKVTERFLGKRKIGTTGRGIGPTYADKINRVGIRVQDLYDESILEQKVEAALDFKNQILAKLYNRRAIDAAKIVDELLGYAEQIKPFVADTTLILNNAIDEGKVVLFEGGQGTLLDVDHGTYPFVTSSNPTAGGACTGAGVGPTKINRVIGILKAYTTRVGAGPFPTELFDKDGEALRTIGGERGVTTGRDRRCGWFDAVIARYATRVNGLTDFFLTKLDVLTGWEQIPVCVAYEIDGKRVEELPYSQSDFHHAKPIYEMLPGWTEDISKAKTFSELPKNAQAYVKALEEMSGAPISAIGVGPGRDETIEINSFLS, encoded by the coding sequence GTGCCCGCACTTGTGCTGCTCGGTGCTCAGTGGGGTGACGAGGGCAAGGGAAAGGCCACCGACCTCCTCGGTGGATCCGTGGACTATGTGGTGCGCTACCAAGGTGGCAACAACGCCGGCCACACGGTGGTCGTCGGCGACCAGAAATACGCACTGCACCTCCTCCCTTCCGGGATCCTCTCGCCGGGGTGTACCCCGGTCATCGGCAACGGTGTGGTCGTCGACCCGGCGGTCCTGCTCTCCGAGCTGAGCGGGCTGAACGAGCGCGGCGTCGACACGTCCAAGCTGCTGCTCAGCGGTAACGCGCACCTGATCACGCCGTACCACACGACGGTCGACAAGGTGACGGAACGCTTCCTCGGCAAGCGGAAGATCGGCACCACCGGCCGCGGCATCGGCCCGACCTACGCGGACAAGATCAACCGCGTGGGCATCCGCGTCCAGGACCTCTACGACGAGTCGATCCTGGAGCAGAAGGTCGAGGCTGCCCTCGACTTCAAGAACCAGATCCTGGCGAAGCTCTACAACCGCCGCGCGATCGACGCCGCCAAGATCGTCGACGAGCTGCTGGGCTACGCCGAGCAGATCAAGCCCTTCGTCGCCGACACGACGCTGATCCTGAACAACGCCATCGACGAGGGCAAGGTCGTCCTCTTCGAGGGCGGCCAGGGCACCCTGCTCGACGTCGACCACGGCACGTACCCCTTCGTCACCTCCTCGAACCCGACCGCGGGCGGCGCCTGCACGGGTGCGGGCGTGGGCCCGACGAAGATCAACCGCGTGATCGGCATCCTGAAGGCCTACACCACGCGCGTCGGCGCCGGTCCGTTCCCGACGGAGCTGTTCGACAAGGACGGCGAGGCGCTGCGCACCATCGGCGGCGAGCGCGGTGTGACCACCGGCCGTGACCGCCGCTGCGGCTGGTTCGACGCGGTCATCGCCCGCTACGCCACCCGCGTCAACGGCCTGACGGACTTCTTCCTCACCAAGCTCGACGTGCTCACCGGCTGGGAGCAGATCCCGGTCTGCGTCGCCTACGAGATCGACGGCAAGCGCGTCGAGGAGCTGCCCTACAGCCAGAGCGACTTCCACCACGCGAAGCCGATCTACGAGATGCTGCCGGGCTGGACCGAGGACATCTCCAAGGCCAAGACCTTCTCGGAGCTGCCGAAGAACGCCCAGGCGTACGTGAAGGCGCTCGAGGAGATGTCGGGCGCGCCGATCTCCGCGATCGGCGTCGGCCCGGGCCGCGACGAGACGATCGAGATCAACTCGTTCCTTTCGTAG
- a CDS encoding GntR family transcriptional regulator has product MPGSEAVRRTTLREQIADALRDEVIAGRLPAGRQFTVKEIAEQYGVSATPVREALLDLCAQGLLGVEMHKGYRVREFTYADFRDMVEARSLIVEGIFRRSPDRALRAVTPAALASVRRRAEEASRAAAAGDLDILIGYDLRFWRELSAIVGNPYISDFLNTVRVQGWVFTVPLLRRMPTLRGRLWHGHGELVEAVAQQNAAEAERIITAYNQHSLALIEASRPV; this is encoded by the coding sequence ATGCCGGGCAGCGAGGCTGTCAGACGCACGACGCTGCGCGAGCAGATCGCGGATGCCTTGCGCGACGAGGTCATAGCGGGGCGGCTCCCCGCCGGCCGCCAGTTCACGGTCAAGGAGATCGCCGAGCAGTACGGCGTCTCGGCGACCCCCGTGCGCGAGGCGCTGCTCGACCTGTGCGCGCAGGGCCTGCTCGGCGTGGAGATGCACAAGGGCTACCGCGTGCGCGAATTCACCTACGCCGACTTCCGGGACATGGTCGAGGCCCGCTCCCTGATCGTCGAGGGCATCTTCCGCCGCTCGCCCGACCGTGCGCTGCGCGCCGTCACGCCCGCCGCGCTGGCCTCCGTGCGGCGCCGGGCCGAAGAGGCCTCCAGGGCCGCCGCCGCGGGCGATCTGGACATCCTCATCGGCTACGACCTCCGGTTCTGGCGCGAACTCTCCGCAATCGTGGGGAATCCGTACATATCCGACTTCCTCAATACGGTCCGGGTGCAGGGCTGGGTCTTCACCGTCCCCCTGCTGCGCCGGATGCCCACGCTCCGCGGGCGCCTGTGGCACGGCCACGGCGAACTGGTCGAGGCCGTGGCCCAGCAGAACGCCGCCGAGGCCGAGCGCATCATCACCGCGTACAACCAGCACTCCCTGGCGCTGATCGAGGCCTCCCGCCCGGTATGA
- the purD gene encoding phosphoribosylamine--glycine ligase, giving the protein MKVLVIGGGAREHALCRSLSLDPDVTALHCAPGNAGIAEVAEVHQVDALDGTAVAGLAASLGADLVVVGPEAPLVAGVADALRERGFPVFGPSAQAAELEGSKAFAKDVMAAAGVPTARAYVCTTPEEIDAALDAFGAPYVVKDDGLAAGKGVVVTGDLAAAREHALACGRVVIEEFLDGPEVSLFAVTDGETVVPLQPAQDFKRALDGDEGPNTGGMGAYSPLPWADPKLVDEVLQTVLQPTVDELRRRGTPFSGLLYAGLAITSRGVRVIEFNARFGDPETQVVLARLKTPLAGLLHAAATGTLASLPPLRWSDGAAVTVVVASHNYPGTPRTGDVIEGLAEAAELGDAYVLHAGTAHDAEGRVVSAGGRVLSVTATGQDLGTARTRAYEAVSRIHLPGSHHRTDIAARASEA; this is encoded by the coding sequence GTGAAGGTCCTCGTCATCGGCGGCGGCGCCCGCGAACACGCCCTGTGCCGCTCACTCTCCCTCGATCCCGACGTCACCGCGCTGCACTGCGCCCCCGGCAATGCCGGGATCGCCGAGGTCGCCGAGGTGCACCAGGTGGACGCCCTCGACGGCACGGCCGTCGCCGGCCTCGCCGCGTCCCTGGGCGCGGACCTGGTGGTGGTCGGCCCCGAAGCCCCGCTGGTCGCGGGCGTCGCAGACGCCCTGCGCGAGCGGGGCTTTCCTGTCTTCGGGCCCTCGGCGCAGGCCGCGGAGCTGGAGGGCTCCAAGGCGTTCGCCAAGGACGTCATGGCCGCGGCCGGCGTCCCCACGGCCCGCGCCTACGTCTGCACCACGCCCGAAGAGATCGACGCCGCGCTCGACGCCTTCGGCGCGCCGTACGTCGTCAAGGACGACGGCCTGGCCGCCGGCAAGGGCGTCGTCGTCACCGGCGACCTGGCCGCCGCCCGCGAGCACGCGCTGGCCTGCGGCCGCGTCGTGATCGAGGAGTTCCTGGACGGCCCCGAGGTCTCCCTCTTCGCCGTCACCGACGGCGAGACTGTCGTCCCCCTCCAGCCCGCCCAGGACTTCAAGCGCGCCCTCGACGGCGACGAGGGGCCGAACACCGGCGGCATGGGCGCGTACTCGCCGCTGCCCTGGGCCGACCCCAAGCTGGTGGACGAGGTCCTGCAGACGGTCCTGCAGCCCACCGTCGACGAGCTGCGCCGCCGCGGCACGCCCTTCTCCGGCCTGCTCTACGCCGGTCTCGCGATCACCTCGCGCGGCGTCCGTGTGATCGAGTTCAACGCCCGCTTCGGCGACCCCGAGACGCAGGTCGTCCTCGCCCGCCTGAAGACGCCCCTGGCCGGGCTGCTGCACGCCGCCGCCACGGGCACGCTCGCATCGCTGCCCCCGCTGCGCTGGAGCGACGGCGCCGCCGTCACGGTCGTCGTCGCCTCGCACAACTACCCGGGCACCCCGCGCACGGGTGACGTCATCGAGGGCCTGGCGGAGGCCGCGGAGCTCGGCGACGCCTACGTCCTGCACGCGGGCACGGCCCACGACGCGGAGGGCCGCGTGGTCAGCGCGGGCGGCCGCGTCCTGTCGGTGACGGCCACGGGCCAGGACCTCGGAACGGCCCGCACGCGCGCGTACGAGGCGGTATCCCGCATCCACCTCCCGGGCTCCCACCACCGCACGGACATCGCTGCGCGGGCTTCGGAGGCGTAA
- a CDS encoding serine/threonine-protein kinase, with protein MDSLRPEDPRTLGAYRLLGRLGAGGMGRVYLARSDRGRTVAVKLVHPELAGQEEFRRRFRQEVHSARQVGGEWTASVLDADTEAQTPWVATGYIAGPSLRQVVDRDFGPLPERSVRILGAGLARALQAVHAAGIVHRDLKPSNVLITLDGPRVIDFGIARAMETVAEGGGLTRTGATVGSPGFMSPEQVRGGRITPASDVFCLGSVLAYAATGRMPFGTADSGVHALMFRIAEEEPDLTGVPAALRPLITSFLAKDPQERPTPAQVLEVTGAEELLGDLRSAEPWLPGGLVAQLGRHAVQLLDVEEPVRAPEHEEPGHAPTAISPAGAPAALPPARQDPPTVTAGSPLPPPSQPAQPLPAPAPYGYPQAHPYGHGHAPGHAPGPYDSGTYVTGPVPYGPPAQRRSRTPVVLAAVVAAGLIAGGGVVLLLKQQDSAKDNAGSSTPAHSAAPGTSAPSAPSTGGSTPAPATSPAPGDDSTGAATGPQAFLGTWQSGFGSGARTNSRTITIARGAIVTVTIHGSGVLDDGTSYSCQWRTTATGGGTGGNPLRLGPSSVTRANPTSACQPGSASDLVLLPDGGMRRDFVDSGTKDASLVYRKTG; from the coding sequence ATGGACAGCCTGAGGCCAGAGGATCCACGCACACTCGGCGCGTACCGGCTGCTCGGGCGGCTCGGCGCGGGTGGCATGGGCCGGGTCTACCTCGCCCGCTCCGACCGGGGCCGTACGGTCGCGGTCAAGCTCGTCCACCCCGAGCTCGCCGGCCAGGAGGAGTTCCGCCGGCGCTTCCGCCAGGAGGTGCACAGCGCCCGCCAGGTCGGCGGCGAATGGACCGCCTCCGTCCTCGACGCGGACACCGAGGCGCAGACCCCCTGGGTCGCCACCGGCTACATTGCCGGGCCCTCCCTGCGCCAGGTCGTCGACCGGGACTTCGGGCCGCTGCCCGAGCGCTCCGTGCGCATCCTCGGCGCCGGCCTCGCGCGCGCCCTGCAGGCCGTCCACGCCGCCGGCATCGTCCACCGCGACCTCAAGCCGTCCAACGTGCTGATCACCCTCGACGGCCCGCGCGTCATCGACTTCGGCATCGCCCGCGCCATGGAGACCGTCGCCGAAGGCGGCGGCCTCACCCGCACCGGCGCGACCGTCGGCTCCCCCGGCTTCATGTCGCCCGAGCAGGTGCGCGGCGGCCGGATCACGCCCGCCAGCGACGTCTTCTGCCTCGGCTCCGTGCTGGCCTACGCGGCCACCGGCCGGATGCCCTTCGGCACGGCGGACAGCGGCGTCCACGCCCTCATGTTCCGGATCGCGGAGGAGGAGCCGGACCTGACCGGGGTGCCGGCCGCGCTGCGCCCGCTGATCACGTCGTTCCTCGCCAAGGACCCGCAGGAGCGGCCGACGCCCGCGCAGGTCCTGGAGGTCACCGGCGCCGAGGAGCTGCTCGGCGACCTGCGGTCCGCCGAACCCTGGCTGCCGGGCGGGCTCGTCGCCCAGCTCGGGCGGCACGCCGTCCAGCTGCTGGACGTGGAGGAGCCCGTGCGGGCCCCGGAGCACGAGGAGCCCGGGCACGCGCCCACGGCGATATCCCCGGCGGGAGCACCGGCCGCCCTGCCGCCCGCGCGGCAGGACCCGCCGACCGTCACGGCCGGCAGCCCGCTACCCCCGCCGTCGCAGCCCGCGCAGCCCCTGCCCGCGCCCGCCCCCTACGGCTATCCGCAGGCGCACCCGTACGGCCACGGCCACGCCCCCGGGCACGCCCCGGGCCCCTACGACTCGGGCACCTACGTCACCGGGCCCGTCCCCTACGGGCCGCCCGCGCAGCGCCGCTCGCGCACACCCGTCGTCCTCGCCGCCGTGGTGGCCGCCGGCCTGATCGCCGGAGGAGGCGTCGTCCTCCTCCTCAAGCAGCAGGACTCCGCCAAGGACAACGCCGGCAGCAGCACCCCCGCGCACTCGGCCGCCCCGGGCACGAGTGCACCGTCCGCGCCGTCCACGGGCGGCTCCACCCCCGCGCCCGCCACCAGCCCGGCCCCGGGCGACGACAGCACCGGCGCGGCAACGGGACCCCAGGCGTTCCTGGGCACCTGGCAGTCCGGCTTCGGCAGCGGCGCGCGCACCAACAGCCGGACCATCACCATCGCGCGGGGCGCCATCGTCACCGTCACCATCCACGGCAGCGGCGTCCTCGACGACGGCACCTCCTACTCCTGCCAGTGGCGCACGACCGCGACCGGCGGCGGCACCGGCGGGAACCCCCTGCGCCTCGGCCCGTCCAGCGTCACCCGGGCCAACCCCACCTCCGCCTGCCAGCCCGGCTCCGCCTCGGACCTGGTGCTGCTCCCGGACGGGGGGATGCGGCGCGACTTCGTCGACTCGGGCACGAAAGATGCGTCACTGGTCTACCGGAAGACCGGCTGA